Within Macaca nemestrina isolate mMacNem1 chromosome X, mMacNem.hap1, whole genome shotgun sequence, the genomic segment GAGTCAATCAAGAGTCCAGCTGGAATTCCCATACAGATCATACATAGTTAATACAGGAAAGAAGTTTGAGGTCAGCTGTATATTTGAAGTACTGAGGCTCTATGCTGGGGACACATCTGGATCTAAGCAACATCCTAAACTAAACAGGAGTTACGGTCATCTTTTAGTTTtctaattcaaaaaaaaaaatacattaagtaaaagaaaaattacatacaATAGTCAGAAATCAAGAGTTTAAGACTTtgccaggccaggagcagtggcccaacacctgtaatcccagtactttgggaagttgaggtgggcggaacactggagaccaggagttctagagcagcctgggcgacatggtaaaagcctgtctctagaaaaaatagaaaaaccagcTGGGcctagtggtatgtgcctgtagtcccagctactcaggaagctgaggtgggaggatcgcttgagcctgggagttcgagggtgtagtgagccatgatcatgacaccactgcgctccagcgctccagcctgagtgacagagcaagaccttgtctcaaaaaaaaaaccaaaaagagttCACCACAATTCCCTAAAATAACCTAGCCCATGTTGTTTCTCATCATTCTTCTTATAGCCTCACAGTTGTAAGAAACTGGGACTTTTCTGTCCTATTGTTTTATAACTTGTCTCACTTAATGCATCATACCTGTGGAGGTACTAACACCACAGTTGCCTTCAATTCACTATGAATCCTGTTTGATATGCTCATAATTTTTCCATACGTTCACAGAGATTCTTACAAATACTTgcacacaaatacaaatatatgtgcTCTTTTGTAAAATTTGGATCACGCACATCATTCGGAACTTGAACATTTTCACCGAACATCTCTCCAGGTaataacacacatttttaaaaatacgccATTCCACTAAAAACGTTCTTTCTGTTGTCATCGCCAAGCCTTGGCCACTACAAGCACATCTATAATAAAACCTTGTAGTGACACCTTTTTAACTGTGGGCTGGGTGCTCAAACACAGGGTAGAAGCCATGTGTTTCGGTTTTCATAGCATTTCACATGTCAAACAGCAATGCATATGAGCACCTGTCTCCTCCTCGCATCCTCCTCAGCGTGGAATATTGCTCCTCTACTAAATTTTGTGAAGTCTGTTGCTAATGTTTTCACAAGAACTTCCTGGGCCACCAACAGGGGTGACCGTCttgtggtactttttttttttttttttttgagatggagtcttgctttgtcgcccaggctggagtgcagtggggcaatcttggctcactgcaagctccacctcccgggttcacgcctttctcctgcctcagcctcctgagtaactgagactacaggtgcccaccaccacgcccggctaattttttctattttttcgtATAgccggggtttcactgtgttagccaggatggtctcgatctcctgaccttgtgatctgcccacctcagcctcccaaagtgctgggattacaggcatgagccaatgcgcccggcCTGTCTTGTGGTACTTTTTACAGGTTATTTGACTTATTCTGAGAAGTACCAGTAAATATACcctttatacttttttaaagttagttAACTTCATTTCGAAGCTGTAGGGACTCTGCATTATTCAAGGGATCAATTCCCTGTCACGCTTGTTACCAGTCTTTCTTCTAGTCTGAACTTTTGGCTTGGTAAGGACAACATAATACCATTAACAGTTTGAGTGTCCTATCTTTTAAGAGATTTCCCAACTCCAAGGTTAAGTACTCTAAATTGTCTTAAATGTATTAGTGTTTACATTTAGAGCCTAAGTCACCAAAATTCCTATTTCTATGGTTGGCTAACTTGGTTCTCATGCAGATGGTTAACTCATTATACCGGCATCGCACACATTAACTCAACCAAACCTTTTCCCAAGTCGACTGAAATGCATCTTAGACCATATTAGCAGTGTGTAGGAACACATACGCAGACCTGTTCAAGTTCCTTTGACACTCCTAGGTATTGTGTATTCCTTTCATACTTCCTATTTGATTACTGTGCCTTATAGTACATTAACAACGAATAGGACATATTTCGCTTCACACTGTGATTCTTTTTTCGAGTTTTCTTGGGTATTCTTAGatatttgtttttacaaataaactttaaaatcagtTGGTCTACTTTTaaacccctcccctctccttggGATTACACATAATAAATTGGGAAGAAATAGACATTgttctgtgttgttttttttctttttgacagagtcttgctctgtcacccaggctggagtgcagtggtgcaatctcggctcactgcaacctccacctcccgagttcaagccactctcctgcctcagcctccagagtagctggattacaagcacccaccaccacgtctggctaatttttgtatttttagtagagatgggatttcaccatgttgaccaggctgttctccaactcctgacttcaagtgatctgcccacctcagcctcccaaagtgctgggattacaggtgagccaccaagcccggcctgttctgttatttctttttttttttttttttttttttgagacggagtctcgctctgtcacccaggctggagtgcagtggctggatctcagctcactgcaagctccgcctccctggtttacgccattctcctgcctcagcctcccgagtagctgggactacaggcgccagccacctcgcccggctagtttttttgtattttttagtagagacggggtttcaccgtcttatcCAGGActgtctcgatctccggaccttgtgatccgcccgtctcggcctccctaagtgctgggattacaggcttgagccaccgcgcccggcctgttctgtTATTTCAATACAAGAAATAAAGCATGCCTCTCCACATATTCAGACTTTGATGTCTTTCAATAAGATCTTAATATAATTCATACCAGTCTCACAATACCATTCTTGTTAAATATATATTCCTAGGAATTTAACACTTGATTACTTTGAAAGGAAATGGATGGGAAGGAAATCCTATTTAAATGATTTAGCATTTagtatagagaaaaaaatctaggctGGCTTTATCCAATCACTTTACCAAATTctcatgaattcaaataattttctatgtAAGTTTCCTGGCTTTTCTAGTattcatatcatctgcaaataattaGATTTATACTGTTTTCATCTTTCTACTTTACTATCTCAGCTGCCTCaaaaaacaatgtgaaaaagataaTTGGCATCCTCATCTTCTTCCTATTTTCAGTGGAAATGGCTTCTGCtatctattatatttattatattttctatttttctatttactatAACCTAATTTATACTAATGTTTAGGTAGTTTCATCTctattgcaattttattttattcaagtaATTTatactttaacttttattttagattcagggagtacatgtacagatttgttatatatatattatatatataaaatatatataatatatatatataaaattaaaaaaatatatatatatatatttttttttttttttttttagagacagagtctccctctgttgaacaggctggagtgcagtggtgcaatctcggctcactgcaacctccaccttccgggttcaagcaattctcctgcctcagcctccaatgtagctggaattacaggcacacgccaccacacctggctaattttacgTAAGTATACTGCattagtttttattaaaaatgactgCTAAATATTCTCAAATTCTTTGTCATCTGTTATTTTCCTCCTTTACTCACATAATGAATTAAGTTGACAGATTTCTTAAAATTCAAATCTTTACACTTCTAACTAAATCCTACTTGAGCATAATATAGACTTCTTTAAGATGACAGATTTAGCTTATTATTTTACTTGGAAATTTTGCACATATGTAAAAGCAATCTTTAGTTTTGTGTACTACTTGATTTTACtattaaggttttctttttttattattattattaaggtttttttaattaaaattttcttttcgtTTCGAGACATTCtcgctctgcggcccaggctggagttacaatggcgatcattaaaaagtcaggaaacaacggatgctggagaggatgtggagaaataggaatgcttttacactgttggtgggagtgtaaattagttcaaccattgtggaagacagtgtggcaattcctcaaggatctagaaccagaaataccatttgacctagcaatctcattactgggtatatatccaaaggattataaatcattctactataaaggcacatgcacacgtagGTTTACTGCGGCACCATTCataaaagcaaagacttggaaccaactcaaatgcccatcaaggataggctagataaagaaaatgtggcacacatacaccatggaatactatgcagccataaaaaaggacgagttcatgtcctttgcagggacatggatgaagctgcaaaccataattctcggcaaactaacacaagaacagaaaaccaaacaccgcatgttctcacttgtaagtgtgagatgaacaatgagaacacatggacacagtgaggggaacatcacacactggggccggTCGGGGGATAGGGgcttaggggagggatagcattaggagaaatgcctaatgcttgcagggcttaaaacctagatgatgagttgaCAGGCGCAGCGAACCACCATgccacgtgtatacctatgtaacaaacctgcatgttctgcacaggtaccctagaagtattaaaaaaacaaacaaacaaagaaaaccccacaaaaaacagAATTCATTTTATTCCATTCAGAGAATCTGGAGTTGGTGCATTCCCATCATTGGTACATGTGTACCctaaatacaaatatacatataactCACACGAAGAGACAGATGACGTATTTATCTTCTCAACCAATTATACTAAAAGCTGTTTTAATAAGGCACGATTCTGATCAATAACTTAAATCAATTATATTATCAGTTGACTTAAAACTATATTATCCAGAAAACATAATTACCTGATAGCAGTCTCCTTTAAGATTGTCTAAGACATCGCCACACGTTTTTCGCATGTATTTCTTACACCCATCGATCACCATTTGGTCAATGTCCGAAACAGGTTAAGGAGAATTTGGGTATATCAAAGAATTCTTAAATAGTAATACTTTAAAGAAAGGGTTAAGACAAAGATTTTATAATGCTAACTTGGGTATCACAAATTTGACAAAATGATGAATGAGGCAGTGAGTGACTTTATTTTCCCACCAAGGACATGCAAAAGGAACTGAATCTTCTTTTCTCCTCATGAGATAGCTTTAGGGAAGTCATTTTGGAAACTGCCGGGCAGCAGACACAGTATCAAAGTCATTTGCTCTTTAATCCTCAACTAGGtagattatttgtttgtttttgaaacggagtctcactctgtcgcccaggctagagtgaagtggcgcgatcttggcttactgcaacctctgccacctcaggttcaagcaattctcctgtctcagcctcccaagtagctgggattacaggtgcccgccaccatgcctggctaatttttgtatttttagtagagacggggtttcgccatgttgattaggctggtcttgaactcctgacctcaggtgatgcacctgccacggcctcccaaagtgcttggattacaggcatgagccactgtgcccagccgattatttctttgttgatgGCCACGTAAAAGGGTACTGTTACTAACTTGTCTGTTCAAAGCAGTCTGGGTATGGGTAACACATTTGCCTCTAGTCTGTGGTAACATTAATTTGAGTTGTGAGACaccaaaggaaggaaggaaacaaaagaagCCCACTGAACTTGTTCTCTCATACAACAAAGGATATCTCTACCATAGTGACCATCTTTGGTTTTAGTTTAACTATTTCATACAATATGcctccatctccacctcccagaatgAGTACATCCTTGCCAGTGTAATCTTCTTTGCCACTGCCCATGATGGCCCGGGTATACGCCAAATCACTCTCTGCCAAATCTACAGAGGAGAAACAAATCCAAATGGTGAGTCTACCTTCACACACAAACCACCTGGCCCCGCCACACTGAAGTGCTGGGATCTAGCCCAAaatgtaaatttttcattttcaattttttaaaactgtgaacaatatgcaagctttttttttccattgaggACTTTTTCATCAACCCTGATCATCTGACACCTTATACAAATGGACATTAGTCAGTGGAAAGAAAATCCAGCCTTAAAAATGTGTCAATATAGCAAATAATTAAAAGCAGTTACATCttaacaaatgaaataatatgatgTCTGTGAGCCGCTTCAAAATAATATGAGAGGGACAAAGTAGACTGGGGTTTAGGCAAAATAAGACTGGCTAGGAGTTGATAATTGTTCACACTCAACGGTGAGTACATGCGGGTTCATCACACTAATTTGTCTACTTAGGTTTCAACTGTTCTgtaacaaaaaggttttttttttttttgtaatacgcaaatgcattttcttttgaaacacaATCTAAATATTCATTACTAAGGAGGCAATGTCAAGACGAAGTTTATGTGAAAGCCCAGACAATCCACAGGTTAATATGACATAAATGTGCATCTCAAACACCAGCAGTGTCagaaacaaactcaaacaaatccaCAACAGCAATAACTGTCAGGAAAACACCATCATCTAACATATCACCACTTTGTTATGTGATCGGGGCAGGGATGGAATACTTACTAACATCCCCACTAAGGATGagaatatttccaaactgcttcgagtgtagaatttttatattttgataaggTGAATCTTCGTCATATACCACTTCATCTATGTCATATTCAACCAGGCGCCCATCAGCGGTTGGCCAATATCTGTCAATGGCTCCTCCTCGCACTATGGGTGGTAatctggaaaaagagaaaaacagcaaTGTACCTTACTAGAACACTGCCTTACAAGTGGACCTGGGATGAAGAGTATGCAAAAGAAAGCCACATGACTGCCGACTTCTGACAAGCACAAAACAAATCCAAAGCTTGGGCTTTTAGTTTTATATAATCACGGCCACCACCAAATGTTGACCACTATTGTACacagttcactttttaaaaactcctgTCATGCTGTAGATTTTCTCTAACAAAAAGCTGAAGAAGATGGCCACTGCACACTTCATACTTCAAATGCTCCAGCAGTATCCGTCTCTTAAGACTATCTACATAACTACATTGACATTACCACATTCACACCAGTTCACATGGGTATCATATGGTTATCTAGTACAGAGTCCATCTTCAAGTGTCCCCAATTATGCCAGTTATGTCCTTTATAGATGTTCTGCTCTTGAATAAAGGTTCATACACTGCATGtccctattatttttttcttttttatactcatgtaatgtagaatttttttttttttactggtatGTTTCATGACATTGAGATCTCAAAGTATAGACCAGCTATTCTGCCGAAAAACGACTCATATGGGTTTACCTGATAATCTCTCACTCTTCATGGTTAGAATCAGGTTGACATATATTAATTACACAGGCATCACATTGGGAACACAAGATGTGTATTTGTCCTACTATTGGTGATGCTAAGTCTGTGATCACTTGGTTAAAGTGGTATTCATGAGATCTCTCCATCTGCAAAGGTACCTTTTCACCCTTTGAAATTACTAAGCAGGCTGTGGGGTGGTCCTCTGAAACTAGGTGAAAGTCCTCACCCCCAACAAACCTTTACCAGTGGTTTTAGCATGTAGAAGATTCTGGCCTGAACCAGTTACTACTAGAGAGGCTGCAACATgactttttcattcattcttttgtaaaTACCCGGTATTTTTCACAGGATGAATGTACTAGAAAGTACCAGCAGAGGACACTAAATGACAGGAAAAAACAGACCTGGAAAAGGGGCTTGGCAAgtcaaacacaaagaaaaggaGAGCTCACTGCATACATAACACAACCGCGTGAGTCATGTGTTCTCAAACACAGTAGTGTTCGATATTAAAACGCCATGATGCACAGTTGTAGATATCTAAAATGCTGGGATATGCGGCCTGACTTACTCCTATGagtctctttcccttccctgctCACCAGATTCCAAGAGTACAGTCTAAACCTGTTACAAGTTAATGAGGCTTTCTATGAGGGAATACTAACATCTATAAAGAACACTGAGATTGAAAAGGCAAACTCCCATAAATTCATGTAATCCTGACAACTCTTGATTTAACCACTTCTTTACCAAACTCCATGTGAACAAATTCAGCTTTGAGAATGTGAGGCATTCTAGAGGGTTTTTCCTCtagaaaaaattggaaaatgtgaAGCACCAATCAGGACAACCGCTAGAGAGCAGGCAAACAGGACTTGGAGGAAGCCTCTTCTACCCCTGGCTGATGGTGGGGAGTGAGATGAGAGTGAGCCACCCATGGCACTGGAAGAAGGACAAAGTCACTCACTTCCAGGGGAGGAAGACTACCCTCTCCTTGACAGCCAGCCAGCTATGGGAAATTACTGCACTAGAGACAAACCCACTGAAAATAAAGTGTCTGTTCTCAATTGTGTCAATAGTGCCTTGGCTAAGGTGAAGAGCTCTTTTCCAGATTGTAACACTATGGTTTTTAAAGACTGGCAAAGAAAAAAGCATCTTAACAGGATGTAAATGACGTTACCCTGATGAAGTGCTCAACCTAGCATTAAAGGGCATCTCCCTGGTAGCCCTATAACGGGCTACCAGGAGGTACTATGGAGTCCCCTATCAAACTCGTTTCAAACTTCACTgctgaaaaatgaaactggactaTACCAATTCAGGCAGATTACAGCCCAGGCCTCAGGTATACTGTGTAAATTGCAAGAACCTTTTAAAATCAAAGTTAATTTATGTGACCTtgttttcttgttccttttcacttgaaagcagaaaacaaaaataaattcaagtacATCCCATAGCTTCTTAGTCAAAAATTCAGATTTAACTTAACAAAGGGGAATCATTTCAGATGTTACGGGTTATTTGTTAATGATTTCATCTCTAACATTTAACCTCTGATCTTTATtctccacattaaaaaaaaaaaagtatagcaaTCCTTGTCCTTTTGAGGCCAGTAACAAAGGGCTTACAACAAAATATTCCCAATTTCCAGCTCTCATCAACcttatttcatgaaaataaaaactgtgaCAAGCATAGGCAAGGTATTTTGAAGATCTAAAGCTTAACTCCACTCTTAGAAAACtcttataccaaaaaaaaaagaaaagatccagACTTCTCACGAATGCTGAAGCCCATAAATGTATTCTGTTTACCCACTCATAGAGGTAACTGATAAAAATCAGACCACATTTTGATGTGGACCAATTCATTATCATCGAGTTAAGACCCTTTCTGACAGTGGGGAACCTGTTCATTGCAAATGGGTGTAGATAAGGAAAACCCTGCAAACAGGAAAAGATGACATGTCCAAAAAGTGATATGGGCATATGGGTGTGGATGTGCTTTTAAAGGAAGATGAAGGGTGAGAGACATGGCTAGGGACCTTGAACTGAGCTTGGGTGCTCTAAAAGAACCTGAGTGCTCTAACAGATCTCAAAAAAGTAGACAGTTCTATACTGTGGCCTCTTCTTTTCACTTTCAGTTTCCTGCTTTCCTCTTTAACTACAGGAGATTAAACAATTACCTAGTTATCTTACATCTGCTCTAGAGCTTTCTTATGGGCTGATCAAACTCAGCATGGTGAGTAATTAAGTACTTAAACATCCTAACGCTTGCCAATAAGGATTCCTTCTTCTGGAAAGTGCCATGAACTGGAGAAACCTATATACCCCTTGCTCAGCAATGAGGAAGTCCCTCGCTTATCTCTGCAACTATGAGGTTAATTTTATGAGCAAGGGACAGGACTTCTATGCCTTAAGGCCTGGTGAGGATCCACCAAGGCAGGGCAAGAGTAAATTGTCCTGCATTTACATGCTGTCTATCCAAAGCACTACTTAATTCCCTCCAGTTCCTTCCCACAGAAGTCAAAACtgcattcttttaaaatctgaCACCACTGGCAAACACTTCGGCAGTGTCCGACAGAAATttagatgatgaaaatgttccgTAGTTGTATTGTCCCACATGGCAGACACTAACCACTAGCTATTGTGACTAAGGAACTGAATTGTGTATTTCAACTAACTTTAAATAGCCATGTGGGGCTAGTGTCCATTCCACTTGATAGGGAGAGCTTCATTTTCCTTGAAAATGATCACTTGAAAATAACCTGCCTATGGCAGCTTAAGGTTGGCGGCCTATCAATTCTTAGTATCTTGGaaagttttcttctttgaaaGCCTTGAGGCAAATTTTCTTATCACCCCACCTGGTCAGAGTCTCTTAAAATTGCTTAACTTTACTCTGGGGCCCTGAAGGAGAAAAAGTGACCTTTTCTCTTTCCGGGAAGGGTCcaagtcaggttttttttttttgagatggaatttcactctgttgcccaggttggagtgcagtggtgcaatctcagctcactgcaacctccacttcccgggttcaagcgattctcctgcctcaggctcctgagaagctaggattacaggcgtgcaccaccaagcctggctaatttttgtatttttagaagagacagggtttcgcccatgttggtcaggctggtctcgaactgaagTCAGGTGTTTTCTAGCACCCTTTGATGAGGTGGCAGCTCTACCTGGGTCTCCACTTTATGCAGTTCCAACTCCTTGGAGTTGGTGCCTATCTCCTTTCTGCCTTAGTTTCATTTTACCTagcatttttgtgtgtgcatccatgcacatgtatgttcatacACTATCTTGTTTTGGTGTGAGGGGCCCAGCAGTttggttcaccatgttgccagaaGGAGGTGCTGAGTTTGATGTTTTCCATATCTCAAGCAGACACTACTGGGGACAACACCgccattctaatttttttttttctttttttttgagacagtctcattgtgtcacccaggccggagtgcagtggtgcgatctcggctcactgcaacctctgcctcctgggttcaagctatttgcATGCACCAGTCTttcaagtagctagaattacaggcatgcaccaccacacccagctaatttttgtatttttagtagagacggtgttttgtcatgttggccaggctggtctcaaactcctgacttaaagtgatctgcctgcctcggcctccgaaattgctgggattacaggtgtgagctactgcgcccagccaactatCATTGTTTCAATCGATTAAATATAAAAGGACATTCAAGAGTGGACTTACCGTTTCACCCGCCCAGTACTGTCCTGACTcaattctttcattctttcttctactttgttCAAAAtctacaattaaaagaaaaatcaatgggCTTGCAGAATAAGCTGCGTGGAACAGCTAAATTACAGACCCAACAACTGAGGCCGTGTTGACAGAGCTGTGCAAGATTGACCtgtccctcctcctgccctctagCAGCCTGTAGGCCTGGCCCAATTCCACTCTCCCATCCCAACTATCCCTTCATGTTGCTGACCTAACCTTAGTGTAAGTTAGCAACAAAATAACATGGAAGAGGAAGGCCAAAGGGTACTGCAGCTATAAAATCCTGGTTAAAGGTTTTCTATTCCCTCCAGTGGAAAATAAGATTACTCACACTCAGGCAGTTAAAAGGGAACGCTGACACCCAAGTTCCTAAAAACAACTAAACAACTACTTCTAGTCTAAAACCACTTATGTGGAGGGAGGAAAGTTTAAAATTAACTGGAAAGCAAGCaatgaagagaaaattattttaacactAAGCTAAGCAGATACTATGATCCTTAAACACCAagtaaatgaaagtgaaaaaccGACACTGTCGATCTCTTCTTTGCCTTGCGCATCACCATCATAACTCTGAAGGTCCAGCAACACCAATCCATGTGGGTAAATTCTCAAATTGGCAAAGctacaaaggaaaatataattttaatcttaAGAATTGTATCAGggcattcaaaaaaaaaaaaaaaaaaaacagagagagagaaagaaacagagatgtCACCCAATTAAAAGACCACTGCTCTTTATTTCCCTAAAACTATACAGTTAACCATTTTGCTTTCTTACTAGGGCTGCGTCTTGCGGGGAGAAACTACCAATCATTTGTGGACGGTTTAGAGGGCATTACCAAAAGTTAAGGTTTTCAAAACTGGTTCTTGGGCCCAGAAAGTGATTCAGTAGCAGTTCTGtgaatctaatttttaaaaaggttctcTA encodes:
- the LOC105478217 gene encoding spermine synthase, which codes for MAAARHSTLDFMLGAKADGETILKGLQSIFQEQGMAESVHTWQDHGYLATYTNKNGSFANLRIYPHGLVLLDLQSYDGDAQGKEEIDSILNKVEERMKELSQDSTGRVKRLPPIVRGGAIDRYWPTADGRLVEYDIDEVVYDEDSPYQNIKILHSKQFGNILILSGDVNLAESDLAYTRAIMGSGKEDYTGKDVLILGGGDGGILYEIVKLKPKMVTMVEIDQMVIDGCKKYMRKTCGDVLDNLKGDCYQVLIEDCIPVLKRYAKEGREFDYVINDLTAVPISTSPEEDSTWEFLRLILDLSMKVLKQDGKYFTQGNCVNLTEALSLYEEQLGHLYCPVEFSKEIVCVPSYLELWVFYTVWKKAKP